The following are encoded in a window of Brevibacillus sp. DP1.3A genomic DNA:
- a CDS encoding NAD(P)-dependent oxidoreductase, producing the protein MKLLLLGATGRVGSHILDYALKDGHDITVLVRSADKLLHLAAENVRVLTGNVLDQKDVASAIRGVDAVISALGTDKAMTLSEGTPYIIEAMKREGVSRIITVGTAGILQSRVSPDLLRYQSNESRQKLTRAAEEHHKAYSLLEQSELDWTIVCPTYLPDGEYTGTYRVEAHQLPVDGMQISVPDTAEFTYQQLSSSEYIRARVGIAY; encoded by the coding sequence ATGAAGCTCTTACTTCTCGGTGCCACTGGTCGTGTAGGAAGCCATATCCTCGACTATGCATTAAAGGATGGTCATGATATAACCGTTCTTGTTCGCTCAGCAGACAAGCTCCTTCATCTGGCTGCTGAAAATGTCCGTGTCCTGACCGGAAATGTTCTCGATCAAAAGGATGTTGCATCCGCCATCCGTGGAGTTGACGCAGTCATTAGCGCACTCGGGACAGACAAGGCAATGACGTTATCCGAGGGAACTCCTTATATTATTGAAGCAATGAAGCGAGAAGGCGTTTCACGCATTATTACTGTGGGCACCGCAGGCATCTTGCAAAGCAGAGTTTCCCCTGACCTGCTCCGCTATCAATCCAATGAGTCCAGACAAAAATTGACGCGTGCTGCCGAGGAACATCACAAGGCATACTCGCTCTTGGAACAGTCCGAACTCGATTGGACTATTGTATGTCCGACGTATTTACCTGATGGCGAGTATACAGGCACTTACCGGGTCGAGGCTCATCAGTTGCCTGTAGATGGGATGCAAATTTCCGTACCCGATACGGCGGAGTTTACGTATCAACAGCTTTCTAGTTCCGAATACATTCGGGCGCGAGTCGGCATTGCCTATTGA
- the pepF gene encoding oligoendopeptidase F: protein MKKQVFASVTALAIALSTVSVPFIPYSTQAVALAAEKPSYQTRAEIPDAYKWKLDHIYPTVKEWEKDVAKVESLANAFTKHQGKLGTSSAAMQAAFDDYVELMRLNDKAYVYANMSLDVNSANPDLQKLGDRAEKMYTLVTEKTSWVQPEIVAISDDKIKSLLSEKELEPYKLFIEDMLRTKPYSLSADMEQLLAKSSPLGGAPTNIYSMLSKDVRFPKIKDETGKEVQLTRANFISYMESKDQNVRREAFKAYYGALIDFQDSFASTLAAKVKGDNFYAAVRNYDSALEASLTPNNVPTKVYDELIDTVNDNLPLLHRYISLKKKMLGVKELHMYDIYVPIVPSDDKYISFDEGKKIVVDGLQVMGDDYVKAMSDGLDGGWADVYSTDDKRTGAYQWGAYDTHPYVLLNHQGTLDDVYTIAHEMGHAMQSYYTNKNQPYISSNYPIFTAEVASTMNETLLFKSMYAKAKTKEEKMYLLNHYLENFRSTLFRQTQFAEFERAIHEKEQAGESLNAEAIKKIYLDINKKYYGKDMVSDEEIGMEWARVSHFYNYKYYVYQYSTSFAAAQALAKQIMDEGQPAVDRVRKNFLEAGNSAPPIEVLKAAGVDMSTSQPIEQAMEIFEETLNELEKLVNEK, encoded by the coding sequence TTGAAGAAGCAAGTATTTGCATCAGTTACGGCTTTGGCCATTGCATTGTCGACAGTATCCGTACCATTCATTCCTTACAGCACGCAGGCGGTAGCACTTGCTGCTGAGAAACCTTCTTATCAAACTCGCGCTGAGATCCCAGATGCGTACAAGTGGAAGCTGGATCATATTTATCCGACTGTTAAGGAATGGGAAAAGGATGTTGCTAAGGTTGAATCTTTGGCAAACGCTTTCACAAAGCACCAAGGCAAGCTAGGTACATCTTCTGCTGCGATGCAGGCGGCATTCGATGACTATGTTGAATTGATGCGCTTAAATGACAAAGCATACGTGTACGCAAACATGTCTCTCGATGTAAACTCCGCGAATCCTGATCTGCAAAAGCTGGGAGACCGCGCTGAGAAAATGTACACGCTTGTCACAGAAAAAACCTCGTGGGTACAGCCTGAAATCGTTGCGATTTCCGATGACAAAATAAAGAGCTTGCTGTCTGAAAAGGAGCTTGAGCCTTACAAGTTGTTTATCGAAGACATGCTGAGAACGAAGCCGTACTCACTCTCTGCGGATATGGAGCAGCTCTTGGCAAAATCGTCTCCGTTGGGTGGTGCACCGACTAACATTTACAGCATGCTGTCCAAAGACGTGAGGTTCCCTAAAATCAAAGATGAGACAGGCAAGGAAGTTCAGTTGACGCGTGCGAATTTCATTTCCTATATGGAAAGCAAGGATCAAAATGTGCGCAGAGAAGCGTTCAAGGCATACTATGGCGCTCTGATCGATTTCCAAGACTCGTTTGCATCGACATTGGCTGCCAAAGTAAAGGGCGATAATTTTTACGCGGCTGTACGCAATTACGATTCCGCGTTGGAAGCAAGCCTGACACCGAACAACGTACCGACGAAGGTGTATGATGAGCTGATTGACACGGTGAATGACAATCTGCCATTGCTGCATCGCTACATTTCTTTGAAAAAGAAAATGCTTGGCGTGAAGGAATTACACATGTACGACATTTACGTGCCAATCGTTCCATCTGATGACAAATATATTTCCTTCGACGAAGGAAAGAAAATTGTTGTTGATGGGCTACAGGTAATGGGTGATGACTATGTGAAGGCAATGTCTGACGGCCTAGATGGCGGCTGGGCAGATGTCTATTCCACTGATGACAAGCGCACGGGTGCTTACCAATGGGGTGCCTATGACACACATCCATACGTACTGTTGAATCACCAAGGTACGCTCGATGATGTGTATACCATCGCCCATGAGATGGGACATGCCATGCAGTCGTATTACACGAACAAAAACCAGCCGTACATTTCGTCCAACTACCCAATCTTTACGGCAGAAGTGGCTTCGACCATGAATGAAACCCTGCTGTTCAAGAGCATGTACGCGAAGGCGAAGACGAAGGAAGAGAAGATGTATCTTTTGAATCACTATCTGGAAAACTTCCGTTCCACGCTGTTCCGTCAGACGCAGTTTGCGGAGTTTGAGAGAGCGATTCACGAGAAAGAGCAAGCTGGGGAATCTCTGAATGCGGAAGCGATCAAGAAGATCTACCTCGACATCAATAAAAAGTACTACGGAAAAGACATGGTTTCCGATGAGGAAATCGGTATGGAATGGGCACGTGTGAGCCATTTCTACAACTATAAATACTACGTCTATCAATACTCGACGAGCTTTGCTGCTGCACAAGCATTAGCGAAGCAAATCATGGATGAAGGTCAGCCAGCAGTGGATCGAGTTCGCAAAAACTTCCTCGAAGCGGGTAACTCTGCTCCGCCTATCGAGGTGCTGAAAGCAGCAGGTGTGGACATGTCCACGTCCCAGCCAATCGAGCAAGCAATGGAAATCTTTGAAGAGACATTAAATGAGCTGGAAAAGCTGGTAAACGAGAAATAA
- a CDS encoding YjcZ family sporulation protein — MGIFNGFDDFALILVLFILLVIVGCDCD; from the coding sequence GTGGGTATCTTTAACGGCTTCGACGATTTTGCGCTGATCTTGGTTCTGTTCATCCTTCTCGTTATCGTAGGTTGCGACTGCGACTAA
- a CDS encoding Ig-like domain-containing protein encodes MKKMSVRWLQWVVVLAIFLLPSQGVWAKSANEWGVRISPADKSAEIDPDQIITLTFSGPVSLKNGQELSDKSGLSIISLTDAKKKKVRFTAKWNKTDRSMTIDPVGNLEAGASYRVSLLAKKVKDQRGNLNPELTSTFQTKKPVDNIAPQAVILPGHGAKNVKLQDKVTLQFAEEIALVGGGVLSSKTAGPLVRVTDEKGAIVPHTITWNKSKRMLSVKPKGKWQPHTRYQVSLIAGLVKDTAGNVNQVQWITFQTGSK; translated from the coding sequence ATGAAAAAGATGAGTGTTCGGTGGTTGCAATGGGTAGTAGTGCTTGCGATTTTCCTACTTCCATCACAGGGAGTGTGGGCAAAGTCGGCAAACGAATGGGGAGTGAGAATATCCCCGGCTGACAAATCGGCGGAAATAGACCCGGATCAAATCATTACACTGACGTTTTCGGGGCCGGTTTCGTTAAAAAATGGGCAAGAGCTCTCTGACAAGTCTGGTCTCTCGATCATTTCGCTCACGGATGCGAAAAAAAAGAAGGTTCGTTTTACGGCAAAATGGAACAAAACAGATCGAAGCATGACGATTGATCCGGTAGGAAATCTGGAAGCAGGAGCGTCCTATCGAGTAAGCTTGCTGGCCAAAAAAGTGAAGGATCAGCGAGGCAATTTAAATCCAGAGCTGACCAGCACCTTTCAAACGAAAAAGCCTGTGGATAATATCGCTCCACAAGCAGTCATATTGCCGGGTCACGGAGCTAAAAATGTAAAGCTCCAGGATAAAGTGACACTCCAGTTTGCAGAAGAGATTGCTTTGGTTGGTGGTGGAGTCCTCTCCAGCAAAACCGCCGGGCCATTAGTTCGTGTGACAGATGAAAAAGGGGCTATCGTTCCGCATACGATTACGTGGAACAAAAGCAAGCGGATGTTGTCTGTGAAGCCAAAAGGAAAATGGCAACCACATACGAGATATCAGGTAAGTCTCATTGCGGGTTTGGTAAAAGACACAGCAGGTAATGTAAATCAAGTGCAGTGGATAACTTTTCAGACCGGGTCGAAATAG
- a CDS encoding DUF951 domain-containing protein, with protein sequence MERKQFGLGDVVQMKKPHPCGTNAWKVIRMGMDVRIKCTGCDHSVMIGRLEFERKLKKILIRAEEEPQA encoded by the coding sequence ATGGAACGCAAGCAATTTGGGCTGGGGGATGTCGTACAGATGAAAAAGCCACATCCATGTGGCACGAATGCGTGGAAGGTCATACGCATGGGCATGGATGTGCGAATCAAATGTACGGGTTGCGATCATAGTGTGATGATTGGACGACTAGAATTTGAACGCAAGCTGAAAAAGATACTGATTCGCGCGGAGGAAGAACCGCAAGCATAG
- a CDS encoding mechanosensitive ion channel family protein, giving the protein MNQAGFFERIYAQVYAYVTDADMWVNIGMAVLKIAAIILLSRIVVSVVQSGVNKVFQHRHGSKIQMDQRRVDTMRVLVNNVVQYGIYFLAILMILQLLGIDLRPVLVSAGVLGLAVGFGAQSLVRDIITGFFIIFEDQFAVGDVVTINNLTGTVQEIGLRITKVRSWTGEVHIFPNGTINQVTNFSLQNTLAVVDVSVAYEEDLNQVESVLKEVLASAQTELTDIVAEPQILGVHALGPSEVIIRVTAECKPNTHHGVNRNLRAKIRTELTNRGIQIPYPKIVAVSGKGTV; this is encoded by the coding sequence ATGAATCAAGCTGGTTTTTTTGAGAGAATTTATGCCCAAGTATATGCGTATGTGACAGATGCCGATATGTGGGTAAATATAGGGATGGCTGTACTGAAAATCGCAGCGATTATCCTGTTATCGCGAATCGTCGTGTCGGTTGTGCAATCAGGCGTAAATAAAGTGTTCCAGCACCGTCATGGAAGCAAGATTCAAATGGATCAACGTCGAGTAGACACGATGCGGGTTCTTGTCAACAATGTCGTGCAGTACGGCATTTACTTTTTGGCGATTCTCATGATTTTGCAGCTGTTGGGTATTGATTTGCGCCCTGTTTTGGTAAGCGCAGGGGTACTGGGGCTGGCAGTTGGTTTTGGGGCGCAGAGTCTCGTTCGTGATATCATTACGGGATTCTTCATTATTTTTGAGGACCAATTTGCTGTCGGGGACGTAGTAACGATCAACAATTTGACGGGCACGGTGCAGGAGATAGGTCTGCGTATTACAAAGGTGCGAAGCTGGACGGGTGAGGTACACATCTTTCCAAACGGCACGATTAATCAAGTAACGAACTTTTCTTTGCAAAATACGTTAGCTGTTGTCGACGTATCTGTAGCGTATGAAGAAGATCTGAACCAAGTTGAGTCTGTGCTCAAAGAAGTGTTGGCATCGGCTCAAACGGAATTGACGGATATCGTAGCTGAGCCACAGATTTTAGGAGTGCATGCACTGGGACCTTCCGAAGTCATCATCCGGGTTACGGCTGAGTGTAAGCCGAACACGCATCACGGGGTCAATCGAAATTTGCGTGCGAAGATCAGAACGGAATTAACCAACCGAGGCATTCAAATTCCGTATCCAAAAATCGTCGCGGTGTCTGGAAAGGGAACAGTGTAG
- a CDS encoding DUF3343 domain-containing protein, whose translation MGGETVLIAFDSTQQALRAEMLLEYEDIEIDTRPTPKEITAGCALSIEFPLSDYSRAKTIMMEQQVVIRGYFRQFFGQYSEVDENGEQKEREE comes from the coding sequence ATGGGAGGAGAGACGGTGCTGATCGCGTTTGATTCCACGCAGCAAGCCTTGCGGGCAGAAATGCTGCTGGAGTACGAAGATATTGAGATCGATACAAGACCAACGCCGAAGGAAATAACGGCAGGCTGTGCCCTTTCCATTGAGTTCCCACTGTCGGATTACTCACGAGCAAAAACAATCATGATGGAACAACAAGTGGTAATACGAGGATACTTCCGTCAGTTTTTTGGCCAGTATAGCGAGGTCGACGAAAACGGGGAGCAGAAGGAGCGGGAGGAATGA
- the yyaC gene encoding spore protease YyaC, whose translation MSTSDNRKDYSLPPFKVEYRSENADEHLAGHLAQRFRLNRFDDDLVIVCIGTDRSTGDALGPLVGTKLIAQSPRFLQVYGTLEDPVHAMNLKEKLELIHANHPTATLIAVDACLGQFSHVGNINVINGPLKPGAGVKKELPPVGSFHITGIVNVGGFMEYFVLQNTRLSIVMNMADIIASGLAKAVTLASTPSRFDSVLYD comes from the coding sequence ATGAGTACATCCGATAATCGCAAGGATTATTCTTTGCCACCTTTTAAAGTGGAATACCGCAGTGAAAACGCAGACGAGCATCTCGCTGGTCACCTTGCACAGCGCTTTCGCTTAAATCGGTTCGATGACGACCTTGTCATTGTATGTATTGGGACAGACCGTTCTACTGGTGATGCTCTAGGCCCATTAGTAGGAACCAAGCTCATCGCACAGTCACCTCGTTTTTTGCAAGTGTACGGAACGCTTGAGGACCCTGTACACGCCATGAATCTTAAGGAAAAATTAGAGCTCATCCACGCGAATCATCCGACAGCTACACTCATTGCAGTCGATGCCTGTTTAGGTCAATTTAGTCACGTCGGAAACATCAATGTGATTAATGGTCCACTAAAACCAGGGGCTGGTGTAAAAAAAGAGCTGCCTCCTGTTGGTTCCTTCCACATTACCGGGATTGTCAACGTAGGAGGATTCATGGAGTATTTTGTCCTTCAAAATACCCGCCTCTCCATCGTCATGAACATGGCAGATATCATAGCTTCCGGACTGGCAAAAGCCGTAACACTGGCTTCTACGCCTAGTCGATTCGATAGTGTCCTATATGATTGA
- a CDS encoding diacylglycerol kinase family protein has protein sequence MLGVIVNPVSGNGTGLKVWRQIEPTLRRLGEPFYVRLTSGEGDAEKLSKELIQKEGVNKIIAVGGDGTVRGVINGIYESNEECRFGMVPAGSGNDFARGHGIPMKPLQALERILSEKGEKRIDLILLNGKVAVNSIGAGFDAQVAKITDQAVYKAWLNRYKLGALAYIISVIRVVCTYQPRDIVLNVDGHEVRLEAVWLVVAANIPNYGGGMLICPDAIPDDGIADICVVSGMSRLGLLAAFPKIFTGAHRHHPGVRFYRGKQVTIQAAGQLPVHADGESVEPTPISAQVIEKRLTIFV, from the coding sequence ATGTTGGGTGTAATCGTCAATCCTGTATCGGGCAATGGCACAGGGTTGAAAGTATGGAGGCAAATTGAGCCGACGCTACGACGTCTAGGAGAGCCTTTTTATGTCAGGTTGACATCAGGAGAGGGGGACGCCGAAAAATTATCAAAAGAGCTGATCCAAAAAGAGGGAGTAAATAAAATCATTGCTGTCGGAGGGGATGGAACGGTCCGAGGCGTGATAAACGGGATATACGAATCGAATGAAGAATGTCGATTTGGAATGGTACCGGCTGGTTCCGGGAATGATTTCGCTCGCGGACATGGAATTCCGATGAAACCGTTACAGGCATTAGAGAGAATTCTGTCGGAAAAAGGGGAAAAGCGAATCGATCTGATTTTATTGAATGGAAAGGTAGCTGTGAATTCAATCGGGGCCGGATTCGATGCACAGGTAGCAAAGATAACGGATCAAGCTGTGTACAAAGCTTGGCTGAATCGGTACAAGCTAGGAGCACTCGCCTACATTATATCGGTGATTCGCGTCGTATGTACGTATCAGCCACGTGACATCGTACTGAATGTTGATGGTCATGAGGTTCGTTTAGAGGCTGTCTGGCTAGTTGTCGCTGCCAATATTCCGAATTACGGAGGCGGAATGCTAATCTGTCCCGATGCTATACCGGACGATGGCATTGCGGACATTTGCGTAGTAAGTGGTATGAGTCGACTCGGCTTGTTAGCTGCTTTTCCGAAAATATTCACAGGAGCTCATCGTCATCATCCGGGTGTCCGTTTTTATAGGGGCAAGCAGGTAACGATACAAGCTGCAGGACAGCTGCCTGTCCATGCAGATGGAGAAAGCGTAGAGCCAACGCCGATCAGTGCTCAAGTGATCGAAAAGCGCCTGACGATTTTTGTGTAA